In Mastigocladopsis repens PCC 10914, a single window of DNA contains:
- a CDS encoding glycosyltransferase family 8 protein, giving the protein MIILALKLLWRKNKFFNSNLNNTGERRQICCLECIRKLRWLFKKWRDDSIGKKVIEYVKQNREYVRNDQDGLNAVLAGQWGELHPKWNLMPKVYDYPSWQDSPFAQEVYNELVHNPCIIHYTNSPKPWFAGLKAECKHPKKNLFFQYLDMTAWSGWRDTMWRRIWRKFMKLTSLTTAKL; this is encoded by the coding sequence ATGATTATATTAGCTTTGAAATTACTTTGGAGAAAAAACAAATTCTTCAACAGTAATCTGAACAACACGGGAGAACGCAGACAGATATGTTGCCTTGAGTGTATCAGAAAATTGAGATGGTTATTTAAAAAATGGCGAGATGATAGTATAGGGAAAAAAGTCATCGAATATGTAAAACAAAATAGAGAATATGTGCGGAACGATCAAGATGGTTTAAACGCAGTGCTTGCAGGTCAATGGGGAGAACTTCACCCTAAATGGAATCTGATGCCAAAAGTATATGACTATCCATCATGGCAAGACAGTCCCTTCGCACAAGAAGTCTATAATGAACTGGTTCACAATCCTTGCATTATTCACTATACTAATTCTCCTAAACCCTGGTTTGCAGGATTGAAAGCGGAATGTAAACACCCTAAAAAAAATTTGTTCTTTCAATATCTTGATATGACAGCTTGGTCAGGATGGCGGGATACTATGTGGCGACGAATTTGGAGAAAATTTA
- a CDS encoding DUF2087 domain-containing protein → MRNVKLEAWKEKVLTNYLDGIRLIKIPASRKKRLVVLRWLVRKFEKEVTYTEHQVNEIIPHHHSDYATLRRELIGYQLMERENGFYWR, encoded by the coding sequence ATGAGAAATGTTAAATTAGAAGCATGGAAAGAAAAAGTGCTCACAAATTATCTTGATGGTATACGCCTCATAAAGATTCCCGCTTCTCGCAAAAAACGCTTGGTCGTACTCAGATGGTTAGTTAGAAAATTTGAAAAAGAGGTGACTTACACCGAACATCAAGTTAACGAAATTATTCCTCATCATCACTCTGACTACGCGACATTACGACGGGAACTTATTGGTTATCAGCTTATGGAGCGAGAAAATGGTTTTTACTGGCGATGA
- a CDS encoding DMT family transporter, whose amino-acid sequence MAWIYLLIAGLFEVGWAISLKYAQGFTRLGSSVATIAFGILSFALLSIALRTLPVGTAYTVWTGIGAVGTVVLGIVLFQEPIEVRRLSCIALIIIGVVGLRLVSPH is encoded by the coding sequence ATGGCATGGATCTATCTTTTGATTGCTGGTTTATTTGAAGTTGGATGGGCAATTAGTCTCAAGTATGCACAGGGGTTTACTAGACTCGGTTCTAGTGTCGCTACGATCGCCTTTGGGATACTGAGTTTTGCCTTGTTATCCATTGCTCTGCGTACGCTACCAGTTGGTACTGCGTACACTGTCTGGACAGGTATAGGAGCCGTTGGTACAGTTGTGTTGGGTATAGTTTTATTTCAAGAACCTATTGAAGTGCGCCGCCTGAGTTGCATCGCCTTGATTATCATAGGTGTGGTAGGGCTAAGGCTTGTCTCTCCACACTAA
- a CDS encoding SulP family inorganic anion transporter — protein sequence MNKKLQREWFSNIKADVLAGTLVGLALIPEALSFSIIAGVDPKVGLYASFCIAVVTAFVGGRPGLISAATGAMALVLVTLVKQHGLEYLFAATILTGVIQIIFGRLKLGQKMKYVPRAVMIGFVNALAILIFMAQLPQLVGVPWQVYPMLAGGLAIIYILPRFTKVVPSPLVAIIVITAISIVGGIDVPTVGDMGELPTALPMLRIPQVPLNFETFQIIFPYAFTLSIVGLLESLLTASLLDELTDTPSDKNREAQGQGIANIVTGFFGGMAGCAMIGQSVINIKSGGRTRLSTLCAGVLLLFFILVLGSWVKQIPMAALVAVMIMVCIGTFSWSSLQTLHLVPRSETAVMVTTVFATVLSHNLAVGVGVGVVLSTVFFSRKIAKVVFVDSVLGHNNTYRIYSVAGQLFFLSVDDFLAAFNFKEDLERVKIDLTHAHIWDQAAVAAIDKVVIKFRRNGAEVDLMGLNEASASLLEKLAVHNKSEGLDNLASH from the coding sequence TTGAACAAAAAATTACAACGAGAATGGTTCTCCAATATCAAAGCAGACGTATTGGCAGGTACTTTAGTCGGGTTAGCACTCATTCCAGAGGCACTCTCCTTTTCCATCATTGCAGGTGTAGATCCGAAAGTGGGGCTATATGCCTCCTTCTGCATCGCTGTGGTGACAGCTTTTGTGGGTGGACGACCTGGTTTAATCTCAGCTGCTACGGGTGCAATGGCGCTGGTGCTGGTTACGTTGGTAAAACAACACGGACTGGAATATTTGTTTGCGGCGACCATTTTGACTGGTGTCATCCAGATCATTTTTGGCAGGCTCAAGTTGGGTCAAAAGATGAAGTATGTCCCCCGAGCAGTCATGATAGGCTTTGTCAATGCCCTAGCAATTTTAATCTTCATGGCGCAGTTACCGCAATTGGTGGGTGTTCCCTGGCAAGTCTATCCAATGTTAGCGGGAGGTCTTGCCATCATCTATATATTGCCTCGGTTTACTAAAGTCGTACCATCACCATTAGTTGCCATCATTGTTATTACAGCCATTTCCATTGTGGGCGGTATCGATGTTCCTACCGTTGGCGATATGGGTGAGTTACCGACAGCTTTGCCGATGTTGAGAATTCCTCAAGTCCCCCTGAACTTTGAGACATTCCAGATCATATTTCCCTACGCATTCACCTTGTCTATTGTGGGTTTGCTAGAGTCATTGTTGACAGCATCACTGCTTGACGAACTGACGGATACTCCTAGTGACAAGAACAGAGAAGCTCAGGGTCAGGGAATTGCCAATATCGTCACCGGGTTCTTTGGAGGAATGGCAGGTTGCGCCATGATTGGTCAGTCAGTGATTAATATTAAGTCTGGTGGACGCACTCGTCTTTCCACTTTGTGTGCAGGTGTTCTCTTACTGTTCTTCATTTTAGTGTTAGGCAGCTGGGTAAAGCAGATACCGATGGCAGCTCTGGTGGCGGTGATGATTATGGTTTGCATCGGTACTTTTAGTTGGTCTTCGCTTCAGACTTTACACCTAGTGCCCAGAAGTGAAACTGCCGTTATGGTGACAACGGTTTTCGCTACCGTATTGAGCCACAACTTGGCAGTTGGAGTTGGGGTGGGTGTGGTTCTCAGTACAGTCTTCTTTTCACGCAAAATTGCGAAAGTTGTCTTTGTTGACTCAGTTCTTGGTCACAATAACACCTACCGCATCTATAGTGTTGCCGGACAATTGTTCTTTTTATCAGTGGACGACTTTCTCGCGGCGTTTAATTTTAAGGAAGACTTAGAGCGCGTCAAAATTGATTTAACCCATGCCCATATTTGGGATCAGGCAGCGGTTGCAGCTATTGATAAGGTAGTGATTAAGTTTCGCCGAAATGGTGCAGAGGTAGACTTAATGGGGCTAAATGAAGCGAGTGCCTCATTGCTAGAGAAACTAGCAGTTCACAACAAGTCAGAAGGTTTGGACAACTTAGCTAGCCACTAA
- a CDS encoding WD40 repeat domain-containing protein: protein MDWISLLKAQQADFLQRLKKLKTYDLSLLESQVKGCHSEIMAFWGEPLAKLLEIARQHAEILAKNPPPTPPEYPDPPDWAIPFPIYFQQQAEDYLLREQIVDRVMSDRLGKQVKKVPQDTLNNMVLDDEGILRGESKFSYLLASNPKVSLQVYAADGESFNSLKKDKVRWSVTQEDLKNHQVLIFLCLFYPSTGQKGYEKQAIIAGFLPTNQIEFSEPKLHMTPSHLLYAGGLSWYLESLNTKKETRRVLTEIVMTQTAQTLPPEHPLKPVVGDWECWQTLKGHTRGINCLAFSQRGNNGDASALVASGSRGETKLWDLTKGELIGTLSEQPWILSGLVDEVNSLAFSPDGQTLVSAGADSTIKLWHVGAQDLIDILHKHNGMVRCVAFTPDGRMLATGGDDRKIMFWDLTQRQVATALSLDDTAAHSLALSPDGQTLVTGSYRKIKVWRISQQEALIPFLPQLLHSFTGHSHIVCSLAVSLDGKILVSGSRDKTIKLWHLETGELLNTLNGHTDGVYAITLSPNGQMIASSSADKTIKLWHLETGELLGTFTGHTHTVTALAFTASGELLVSGSLDKTIKIWQRS from the coding sequence ATGGATTGGATTAGCTTACTAAAAGCTCAACAAGCTGATTTTCTTCAACGACTAAAAAAACTTAAGACCTACGATTTATCTTTGCTGGAAAGTCAAGTCAAAGGCTGCCACAGTGAAATTATGGCATTTTGGGGCGAACCATTGGCAAAACTGCTGGAGATTGCTCGCCAACACGCAGAAATTCTCGCCAAAAATCCCCCTCCTACACCGCCTGAATATCCTGACCCTCCTGACTGGGCGATCCCTTTTCCAATATATTTCCAACAGCAAGCGGAAGATTATCTATTACGAGAGCAAATTGTTGACCGAGTGATGAGCGATCGCTTGGGCAAGCAGGTTAAAAAAGTGCCACAAGACACCTTGAACAACATGGTTCTGGATGATGAGGGCATTTTACGGGGCGAAAGCAAGTTTTCCTACTTGCTTGCAAGTAACCCGAAAGTTAGTCTTCAAGTTTACGCTGCTGATGGAGAAAGTTTTAACAGTCTCAAGAAAGACAAAGTTAGATGGTCTGTCACACAAGAGGATTTGAAAAATCACCAAGTCTTAATTTTCCTCTGTTTGTTTTATCCATCTACTGGTCAAAAAGGTTACGAAAAACAAGCGATTATTGCTGGGTTTTTACCCACAAATCAAATTGAATTTAGTGAGCCAAAACTGCACATGACTCCGAGTCATTTATTATATGCAGGGGGATTGAGTTGGTATTTAGAATCACTTAATACTAAAAAAGAGACACGACGAGTCTTGACTGAGATTGTGATGACACAGACAGCTCAGACTCTGCCACCAGAACATCCGCTTAAGCCAGTAGTAGGTGATTGGGAATGCTGGCAAACTTTGAAAGGGCACACGAGAGGAATTAATTGCCTAGCCTTCAGTCAAAGGGGTAACAACGGTGACGCCTCTGCTCTGGTAGCAAGTGGTAGTCGTGGGGAGACCAAGCTGTGGGATTTGACCAAGGGTGAGTTAATCGGGACATTATCAGAACAACCTTGGATTTTATCGGGGCTAGTCGATGAAGTCAATTCCCTTGCTTTCAGTCCCGACGGGCAAACTTTAGTCAGTGCTGGTGCAGATTCCACAATTAAACTTTGGCACGTAGGCGCACAAGATTTGATTGATATTTTGCACAAGCATAATGGGATGGTGCGCTGCGTTGCCTTTACCCCAGATGGACGGATGTTGGCGACTGGGGGAGATGATAGAAAAATTATGTTTTGGGACTTGACGCAGCGTCAAGTAGCCACCGCTCTATCCTTAGATGATACCGCTGCTCATTCACTTGCTTTGAGTCCAGACGGGCAAACTTTAGTCACAGGGAGTTACCGCAAAATCAAAGTCTGGCGTATCTCACAACAAGAAGCTCTAATACCTTTCCTTCCCCAGTTGCTGCACTCGTTTACAGGTCATTCTCATATTGTTTGTTCTTTGGCTGTTAGTCTAGATGGCAAGATTTTAGTCAGTGGCAGTCGGGATAAAACAATTAAATTGTGGCATTTAGAAACAGGAGAATTGCTGAACACGCTCAACGGACATACGGATGGAGTGTATGCTATTACATTGAGTCCTAATGGACAAATGATCGCCAGTAGCAGTGCAGATAAAACGATTAAATTGTGGCATTTAGAAACAGGAGAATTGCTGGGTACGTTTACAGGTCATACACATACGGTCACAGCATTGGCTTTTACTGCTTCGGGGGAACTTTTGGTCAGTGGGAGTTTAGATAAGACAATTAAAATTTGGCAGCGGAGTTAG